One segment of Triticum aestivum cultivar Chinese Spring chromosome 2A, IWGSC CS RefSeq v2.1, whole genome shotgun sequence DNA contains the following:
- the LOC542878 gene encoding zeaxanthin epoxidase, chloroplastic isoform X1, translating into MPMALLSATSPAKTLFCHEEQYPAQSGLLLSAPQSRKQRARTSARLVAAMRPAGAAATETASTAGATRSGKPRVLVAGGGIGGLVLALAARRKGYDVTVFERDISAVRGEGQYRGPIQIQSNALAALEAIDMSVAEEVMREGCVTGDRINGLVDGISGSWYIKFDTFTPAADRGLPVTRVISRMTLQQILARAVGDDAIMNDCHVVDFTDDGNKVTAILEDGRKFEGDLLVGADGIWSKVRKSLFGETDASYSEYTCYTGIADFVPPDIDTVGYRVFLGHKQYFVSSDVGGGKMQWYAFHKEPAGGTDPENGKKNRLLEIFSGWCDNVIDLLNATEEEAILRRDIYDRPPTINWGKGRVTLLGDSVHAMQPNLGQGGCMAIEDGYQLAVELEKAWEESVKSRTPVDVISSLRSYEKERKLRVAIIHGLARMAAIMATTYRPYLGVGLGPLSFLTKLRIPHPGRVGGRFFIKVGMPLMLSWILGGNSSKLEGRPLSCRLSDKASNQLGRWFQDDDALEQAMGGEWYLFPMSSGGDSALQPIRLIRDEQRTLSIGSKPDPSNSDSSLSFPLPQVSEIHATITCKNKGFYLTDLGSEHGTWFNDNEGRRYRLPPNFPVRFHPSDAIEFGSDKKAMFRVKVLSTLPYDSARGGGEVLQAA; encoded by the exons ATGCCCATGGCGCTCCTCTCCGCCACCTCCCCCGCCAAGACGCTCTTCTGCCACGAGGAGCAGTACCCGGCGCAGAGCGGCCTCCTCCTCTCGGCCCCGCAGTCCAGGAAACAGAGGGCGCGCACCAGCGCCAGGCTGGTGGCGGCAATGCGCCCGGCGGGCGCGGCCGCCACGGAGACGGCCTCTACGGCGGGGGCGACCAGGAGCGGGAAGCCTCGCGTGCTGGTGGCGGGCGGCGGCATCGGGGGCCTGGTGCTGGCGCTGGCGGCCCGGCGCAAGGGGTACGACGTGACGGTGTTCGAGCGGGACATCAGCGCGGTGCGCGGGGAGGGGCAGTACCGCGGGCCCATCCAGATCCAGAGCAAcgcgctggcggcgctggaggccaTCGACATGTCCGTGGCCGAGGAGGTCATGCGCGAGGGCTGCGTCACCGGCGACCGCATCAACGGCCTCGTCGACGGCATCTCCGGCTCATG GTACATCAAGTTTGATACCTTCACTCCTGCGGCTGACAGAGGGCTCCCGGTCACAAGGGTCATTAGCCGCATGACGCTGCAGCAGATTCTTGCCCGTGCTGTCGGCGACGACGCTATAATGAACGATTGCCACGTTGTCGACTTTACTGATGATGGCAACAAG GTTACCGCGATATTGGAGGATGGCCGGAAATTTGAAGGTGATCTCTTGGTTGGAGCAGATGGCATATGGTCAAAG GTGAGGAAGTCGCTTTTTGGCGAAACGGATGCATCTTATTCAGAATACACTTGCTACACCGGAATTGCAGACTTTGTGCCTCCTGATATTGACACAGTCGG GTACCGAGTGTTTCTTGGTCACAAACAATATTTCGTCTCTTCAGATGTTGGTGGTGGTAAAATGCAGTGGTATGCATTTCACAAGGAACCTGCTGGTGGTACCGATCCTGAGAATG GCAAAAAGAACAGACTGCTCGAGATATTTAGCGGTTGGTGTGATAATGTCATAGATCTGCTAAATGCAACTGAGGAGGAAGCAATTCTTCGCCGGGATATATACGATCGGCCACCTACTATCAACTGGGGGAAAGGTCGTGTCACCTTGCTTGGTGACTCTGTCCATGCTATGCAGCCAAATCTGGGACAGGGTGGTTGCATGGCTATCGAG GATGGTTACCAGCTGGCTGTAGAGCTTGAGAAGGCCTGGGAAGAGAGTGTCAAGTCTAGAACTCCTGTGGACGTTATTTCCTCCTTGAGGAG TTATGAGAAGGAGAGAAAGCTACGTGTTGCTATCATACATGGATTGGCAAGAATGGCGGCAATCATGGCTACCACTTACAGACCATATCTAGGTGTGGGTCTGGGACCTTTGTCG TTTTTGACAAAGTTGAGGATACCGCATCCTGGAAGAGTTGGCGGCAGATTTTTCATCAAGGTTGGAATGCCTTTGATGCTGAGCTGGATTTTAGGTGGCAACAG CTCAAAGCTGGAAGGAAGACCGTTAAGTTGCCGGCTTTCTGACAAG GCAAGCAACCAGCTTGGTCGATGGTTTCAGGATGACGATGCATTGGAACAAGCTATGGGTGGAGA GTGGTACCTCTTCCCTATGAGCTCTGGAGGCGACTCTGCCTTGCAGCCCATTCGTTTGATCAGGGATGAACAGAGGACACTCTCTATTGG AAGCAAACCAGATCCGAGCAATTCTGATTCTTCGTTGTCGTTCCCCTTGCCACAA GTATCAGAGATCCATGCTACTATCACATGCAAGAATAAGGGTTTCTATTTGACCGATCTGGGAAGCGAGCACGGTACATGGTTTAACGA CAACGAAGGCAGACGCTACCGGTTACCTCCAAACTTCCCAGTTCGTTTCCACCCTTCCGATGCCATCGAATTTGGCTCAGACAAGAAG GCCATGTTCCGGGTGAAGGTGCTGAGCACGCTTCCGTACGACTCCGCGAGAGGAGGGGGAGAAGTTCTGCAGGCAGCATGA
- the LOC123189353 gene encoding mitochondrial phosphate carrier protein 3, mitochondrial, with product MAVSDRSRNALLPSFLYAAPSAAAASTPFSAAAGIGGRGLVAPSHAAATRPAAWARAPSEPSRKIEMYSPAFYAACTAGGITSCGLTHMTVTPLDLVKCNMQIDPAKYKSISSGFGVLLKEQGAKGFFRGWVPTLIGYSGQGACKFGFYEFFKKYYSDIAGPENAVKYKTLIYLAGSASAEVIADVALCPMEAVKVRVQTQPGFAKGLSDGLPKFVKAEGYAGLYKGIVPLWGRQIPYTMMKFSSFETIVEMIYKYTIPAPKSECSKSLQLGVSFAGGYVAGVLCAIVSHPADNLVSFLNNAKGATVGDAVKKLGLWGLFTRGLPLRIVMIGTLTGAQWGIYDAFKVMVGLPTTGGVAPTPAAAGEQLKG from the exons ATGGCCGTCTCCGATAGGTCGCGCAACGCGCTGCTCCCCAGCTTCCTCTACGcggccccctccgccgccgccgcctccacccctTTCTCTGCGGCCGCTGGCATTGGTGGCCGCGGGCTCGTCGCACCGTCCCATGCGGCGGCGACGAGGCCGGCGGCGTGGGCGCGGGCGCCTAGCGAGCCGTCCCGGAAGATCGAGATGTACTCGCCCGCCTTCTACGCGGCGTGCACGGCCGGTGGCATCACCAGCTGCGGGCTCACGCACATGACCGTCACGCCCCTCGACCTCGTCAAGTGCAACATGCAG ATTGATCCAGCCAAGTACAAGAGCATCTCTTCTGGATTTGGTGTTCTCTTGAAAGAGCAAGGGGCAAAGGGTTTCTTCAGAGGCTGGGTGCCTACTTTGATTGGTTACAGTGGTCAAGGCGCCTGCAAATTTGGTTTCTACGAGTTCTTCAAGAAGTATTACTCAGATATTGCTGGACCTGAGAATGCAGTCAAGTACAAGACTTTGATCTATCTTGCTGGCTCTGCTTCGGCTGAGGTTATTGCAGATGTTGCCCTCTGCCCTATGGAGGCTGTGAAGGTTCGTGTGCAGACACAGCCTGGTTTTGCAAAAGGTTTATCTGATGGGCTACCTAAGTTTGTCAAGGCTGAAGGATATGCTGG ATTGTACAAGGGAATTGTTCCTCTCTGGGGCCGTCAAATTCCAT ACACTATGATGAAATTTTCCTCCTTCGAGACGATTGTTGAGATGATCTACAAGTACACAATTCCTGCCCCCAAGAGCGAGTGCAGCAAGTCTCTCCAGCTCGGAGTGAGCTTTGCAGGGGGTTACGTTGCTGGAGTGTTGTGCGCAATAGTTTCGCACCCAGCTGACAACCTTGTTTCATTCCTCAACAATGCCAAGGGAGCAACTGTGGGCGAC GCTGTGAAGAAACTTGGTCTGTGGGGTCTGTTTACTCGTGGTCTCCCTCTGCGTATCGTGATGATTGGTACCCTCACTGGAGCTCAGTGGGGCATCTATGATGCTTTCAAAGTCATGGTTGGACT GCCAACTACTGGTGGAGTTGCTCCGACTCCTGCTGCCGCTGGAGAGCAGCTCAAGGGCTGA
- the LOC542878 gene encoding zeaxanthin epoxidase, chloroplastic isoform X2, which translates to MPCSSCTRVSPTAISATSSSSRTVLRILPFRSPRAPYGRRLCLSGSVRCTAEVVDAAMHAPKATGPKPRVLVAGGGIGGLTFALAARRKGFQVLVLERDMSAVRGEGKYRGPIQLQSNALAVLEAVDMPAADQIMDAGCITGDRVNGIVDGISGSWYIKFDTFTPAADRGLPVTRVISRMTLQQILARAVGDDAIMNDCHVVDFTDDGNKVTAILEDGRKFEGDLLVGADGIWSKVRKSLFGETDASYSEYTCYTGIADFVPPDIDTVGYRVFLGHKQYFVSSDVGGGKMQWYAFHKEPAGGTDPENGKKNRLLEIFSGWCDNVIDLLNATEEEAILRRDIYDRPPTINWGKGRVTLLGDSVHAMQPNLGQGGCMAIEDGYQLAVELEKAWEESVKSRTPVDVISSLRSYEKERKLRVAIIHGLARMAAIMATTYRPYLGVGLGPLSFLTKLRIPHPGRVGGRFFIKVGMPLMLSWILGGNSSKLEGRPLSCRLSDKASNQLGRWFQDDDALEQAMGGEWYLFPMSSGGDSALQPIRLIRDEQRTLSIGSKPDPSNSDSSLSFPLPQVSEIHATITCKNKGFYLTDLGSEHGTWFNDNEGRRYRLPPNFPVRFHPSDAIEFGSDKKAMFRVKVLSTLPYDSARGGGEVLQAA; encoded by the exons ATGCCATGCTCCAGCTGCACGCGAGTGTCTCCCACGGCGAtctccgccacctcttcctcctcccggaCAGTGCTCCGCATACTCCCCTTCCGCTCCCCGCGCGCGCCGTATGGACGCCGGCTCTGCCTTTCTGGCTCCGTACGGTGCACTGCGGAGGTCGTTGACGCGGCAATGCACGCGCCCAAGGCGACGGGGCCAAAGCCGCGCGTCCTGGTCGCCGGCGGGGGGATCGGCGGCCTCACCTTCGCGCTCGCGGCCAGGCGGAAGGGCTTCCAGGTGCTCGTGCTGGAGAGGGACATGAGCGCCGTCCGCGGGGAGGGCAAGTACCGGGGCCCCATCCAGCTGCAGAGCAACGCGCTCGCCGTCCTCGAGGCCGTCGACATGCCCGCCGCCGACCAGATCATGGACGCCGGATGCATCACCGGCGACCGCGTCAACGGGATCGTCGACGGCATCTCCGGCTCCTG GTACATCAAGTTTGATACCTTCACTCCTGCGGCTGACAGAGGGCTCCCGGTCACAAGGGTCATTAGCCGCATGACGCTGCAGCAGATTCTTGCCCGTGCTGTCGGCGACGACGCTATAATGAACGATTGCCACGTTGTCGACTTTACTGATGATGGCAACAAG GTTACCGCGATATTGGAGGATGGCCGGAAATTTGAAGGTGATCTCTTGGTTGGAGCAGATGGCATATGGTCAAAG GTGAGGAAGTCGCTTTTTGGCGAAACGGATGCATCTTATTCAGAATACACTTGCTACACCGGAATTGCAGACTTTGTGCCTCCTGATATTGACACAGTCGG GTACCGAGTGTTTCTTGGTCACAAACAATATTTCGTCTCTTCAGATGTTGGTGGTGGTAAAATGCAGTGGTATGCATTTCACAAGGAACCTGCTGGTGGTACCGATCCTGAGAATG GCAAAAAGAACAGACTGCTCGAGATATTTAGCGGTTGGTGTGATAATGTCATAGATCTGCTAAATGCAACTGAGGAGGAAGCAATTCTTCGCCGGGATATATACGATCGGCCACCTACTATCAACTGGGGGAAAGGTCGTGTCACCTTGCTTGGTGACTCTGTCCATGCTATGCAGCCAAATCTGGGACAGGGTGGTTGCATGGCTATCGAG GATGGTTACCAGCTGGCTGTAGAGCTTGAGAAGGCCTGGGAAGAGAGTGTCAAGTCTAGAACTCCTGTGGACGTTATTTCCTCCTTGAGGAG TTATGAGAAGGAGAGAAAGCTACGTGTTGCTATCATACATGGATTGGCAAGAATGGCGGCAATCATGGCTACCACTTACAGACCATATCTAGGTGTGGGTCTGGGACCTTTGTCG TTTTTGACAAAGTTGAGGATACCGCATCCTGGAAGAGTTGGCGGCAGATTTTTCATCAAGGTTGGAATGCCTTTGATGCTGAGCTGGATTTTAGGTGGCAACAG CTCAAAGCTGGAAGGAAGACCGTTAAGTTGCCGGCTTTCTGACAAG GCAAGCAACCAGCTTGGTCGATGGTTTCAGGATGACGATGCATTGGAACAAGCTATGGGTGGAGA GTGGTACCTCTTCCCTATGAGCTCTGGAGGCGACTCTGCCTTGCAGCCCATTCGTTTGATCAGGGATGAACAGAGGACACTCTCTATTGG AAGCAAACCAGATCCGAGCAATTCTGATTCTTCGTTGTCGTTCCCCTTGCCACAA GTATCAGAGATCCATGCTACTATCACATGCAAGAATAAGGGTTTCTATTTGACCGATCTGGGAAGCGAGCACGGTACATGGTTTAACGA CAACGAAGGCAGACGCTACCGGTTACCTCCAAACTTCCCAGTTCGTTTCCACCCTTCCGATGCCATCGAATTTGGCTCAGACAAGAAG GCCATGTTCCGGGTGAAGGTGCTGAGCACGCTTCCGTACGACTCCGCGAGAGGAGGGGGAGAAGTTCTGCAGGCAGCATGA